In Betaproteobacteria bacterium, the following proteins share a genomic window:
- a CDS encoding sigma-E factor negative regulatory protein: MDGEVEGPDADRAMDRVIKDEEARRKWETYHLISDAFRDEYLLSRDFVVKVGARLADEPTVLSPVPRVRRSPLAQIRAHALSVAASVAAVATVGWLAFGHNPMAPEPSPVNIASTQLTTHAPAQPASAAPQAEAILQAAAPVSHVRDYLFAHQEYSPATQIQGVAPYVRTVAEVANDGTK, encoded by the coding sequence ATGGACGGTGAGGTTGAGGGGCCGGATGCGGATCGCGCGATGGACCGCGTGATCAAGGACGAAGAAGCTCGGCGCAAGTGGGAAACCTATCATCTGATCAGCGATGCCTTCCGCGACGAGTATCTGCTGTCGCGCGACTTCGTGGTGAAAGTCGGCGCGCGACTCGCGGATGAGCCCACCGTTCTGTCACCGGTGCCGCGCGTGCGCCGCAGTCCGCTGGCGCAGATTCGTGCTCACGCCCTGTCGGTTGCGGCTTCGGTAGCTGCGGTAGCGACCGTCGGTTGGCTCGCATTCGGACACAACCCGATGGCGCCCGAGCCGTCGCCGGTGAACATTGCGTCGACGCAGCTGACGACCCACGCCCCCGCACAGCCCGCGTCCGCCGCGCCACAGGCGGAGGCAATCCTGCAGGCGGCAGCACCGGTGAGTCACGTGCGCGATTACCTGTTCGCACATCAGGAGTACTCTCCGGCAACGCAGATTCAGGGCGTGGCCCCCTACGTGCGAACGGTGGCCGAGGTGGCGAACGACGGTACTAAATGA
- a CDS encoding MucB/RseB C-terminal domain-containing protein produces the protein MKSAVTLVVGLLLGSSLAFAEVSVPDGGVGWLQKVANAARNLNYTGTFVYQYGDQVETSRIWHYLDGTRELEKLEVLDGPAREVIRTDDEVQCFYPDTKTVRVNKRRSKPFPALLPQQLASLTEYYTVRVGDRERVAGRDAQQLILEPKDGLRYGHKFWADSETGLLLKARMINERKETVEQFAFTQVTIGGDFDKEALKPKYDGQGPGWQRDASGMAENASADSGWIVGSYPAGFRKIMETKRKLPGRPAPVAHIVYSDGLAAISVFIEPLGGSARPVQGVSHQGAVNIYSRPVDDYMVTVLGEAPSATVVQVGRSVSAK, from the coding sequence ATGAAGTCTGCTGTCACCTTGGTGGTGGGCCTGCTTCTCGGCTCGTCACTTGCGTTCGCCGAAGTGTCCGTCCCCGATGGCGGGGTGGGCTGGTTGCAGAAGGTCGCAAACGCGGCGCGCAATCTCAATTACACCGGCACGTTCGTTTACCAATACGGTGACCAGGTCGAGACGTCGCGCATCTGGCACTACCTCGACGGTACGCGCGAGCTGGAGAAACTTGAGGTTCTCGACGGTCCGGCGCGGGAAGTCATCCGCACCGACGACGAGGTCCAGTGCTTCTATCCCGACACCAAGACCGTCCGCGTCAACAAGCGCCGCTCCAAACCCTTCCCCGCGCTGCTCCCGCAACAGCTCGCTTCATTGACGGAGTACTATACGGTCCGCGTCGGCGACCGTGAGCGCGTGGCGGGGCGCGACGCGCAGCAGCTGATTCTCGAACCGAAGGATGGTCTGCGCTACGGCCACAAGTTCTGGGCCGACAGCGAAACCGGTCTTCTCCTCAAGGCGCGCATGATTAACGAGCGCAAGGAGACAGTCGAGCAGTTTGCGTTCACGCAGGTAACGATCGGCGGCGACTTTGACAAGGAAGCCCTCAAACCCAAGTACGACGGCCAGGGGCCTGGCTGGCAACGCGATGCTTCCGGCATGGCGGAGAATGCCTCCGCAGACTCCGGATGGATCGTCGGCAGCTATCCGGCGGGTTTCCGCAAGATCATGGAAACCAAGCGCAAGCTGCCGGGCCGCCCGGCGCCGGTCGCGCACATCGTCTACTCGGACGGTCTTGCAGCGATCTCTGTCTTCATCGAACCATTGGGTGGCAGTGCACGTCCCGTGCAGGGTGTCTCGCATCAGGGTGCCGTCAACATCTACAGCCGCCCCGTCGACGACTATATGGTCACCGTCCTGGGCGAAGCGCCAAGCGCGACCGTGGTGCAGGTGGGACGGTCGGTTTCTGCCAAGTAA
- a CDS encoding DegQ family serine endoprotease, producing the protein MKRLLALWLTLLPLVAAAQLPDFTDLVDRQGPAVVNVSTTQTAKSMPGMPNIPEDDPMFEFFKRFMPPNMPREQQTRSQGSGFFISGDGYILTNAHVVDGAEEITVRLNDKRELKAKVIGFDKRTDVALIKIDAQTPKVNMGDPNKLRVGEWVVAIGSPFGFENSVTAGIVSAKGRSLPQENFVPFIQTDVAINPGNSGGPLFNLRGEVVGINSQIYSRTGGYMGVAFAIPIDVAMDIANQLKTSGKVTRGRIGVVIQEVTKELAESFGMDKPQGALVNSVEKGGPADRAGIEASDVIVKFDGKPVTSSGDLPRLVGATRPGTKATVQVWRKGQTKELIVVVAELQDEKVAQKPTKKSIPETSKRHGMSLSDLTAEQRKELGVASGVFVEDAQGPAAKAGVRQGDVILSLGSQEVKSVEQFNQLIDHMEKGRTVALLVRRGDSQIFITMKLNGG; encoded by the coding sequence ATGAAACGATTGCTCGCCCTGTGGCTGACGCTGCTTCCGCTGGTGGCGGCAGCGCAGCTTCCCGATTTCACCGATCTCGTGGACCGGCAGGGGCCGGCGGTGGTGAACGTCAGCACGACGCAGACGGCGAAGAGCATGCCGGGGATGCCGAACATCCCGGAAGACGATCCGATGTTCGAGTTCTTCAAGCGCTTCATGCCGCCGAACATGCCGCGCGAGCAGCAGACACGCTCGCAGGGCTCGGGGTTCTTCATCAGCGGCGACGGCTACATCCTGACCAACGCACACGTCGTCGACGGCGCCGAGGAGATCACGGTCAGGCTCAACGACAAGCGCGAGCTGAAGGCGAAGGTCATCGGCTTCGACAAGCGAACGGACGTTGCGCTGATCAAGATCGATGCGCAGACGCCCAAGGTGAACATGGGCGATCCGAACAAGCTGCGTGTCGGCGAGTGGGTGGTTGCCATCGGCTCGCCATTCGGCTTCGAGAATTCGGTCACGGCGGGCATCGTGAGCGCCAAGGGACGTTCGCTGCCGCAGGAGAACTTCGTTCCGTTCATTCAGACCGACGTCGCCATCAATCCGGGCAATTCGGGGGGACCGCTCTTCAACCTGCGCGGCGAGGTGGTCGGCATCAACTCGCAGATCTACAGCCGCACCGGCGGCTACATGGGAGTGGCCTTCGCCATCCCGATCGACGTGGCGATGGACATCGCCAACCAGTTGAAGACGTCCGGCAAGGTGACGCGCGGCCGCATCGGTGTGGTCATCCAGGAGGTGACGAAGGAACTCGCCGAGTCGTTCGGCATGGACAAGCCGCAGGGCGCGCTGGTCAACTCGGTGGAGAAGGGGGGGCCCGCCGACCGCGCCGGCATCGAGGCCTCCGATGTCATCGTCAAATTCGACGGCAAGCCGGTGACGAGCTCGGGCGACCTGCCGCGTCTCGTGGGCGCGACCCGGCCCGGCACGAAGGCGACCGTGCAGGTCTGGCGCAAGGGGCAGACGAAGGAACTCATCGTCGTCGTTGCCGAACTGCAGGACGAAAAGGTGGCGCAGAAGCCGACGAAGAAGTCGATTCCCGAGACCTCGAAGCGCCACGGCATGAGCCTGTCCGACCTGACGGCCGAGCAGCGCAAGGAGCTGGGCGTGGCGAGCGGCGTCTTCGTCGAGGATGCACAGGGTCCGGCCGCCAAGGCGGGCGTGCGGCAGGGGGATGTCATCCTGTCCCTGGGCAGTCAGGAGGTGAAGTCGGTCGAGCAGTTCAATCAGCTCATCGACCACATGGAAAAAGGCAGGACGGTGGCGCTGCTCGTGCGCCGTGGCGATTCGCAGATCTTCATCACGATGAAGCTCAATGGCGGATGA